Genomic segment of Limisphaerales bacterium:
CGGCGAGCCTTCGGTGATGATTGCGTTGTCACACGGAATCTCCACCCCCAACGAATCCACATGAGCCCGAAAAGCCTCCGGCGTTTTCAACGTAGGAATGCGCGTGAGTTTGAACGGCGAGGTCATGCAATCTGCTCCACAATTTTGTGCAGAATTTCACGATCGCTTTCGGGGCGTGTTGGCGAATTGGGATGCGTAGCATCGCAATCGAGCCATCCGCGTAGTTTGAGGAACATCGCGGCCGAATGTTTGTAGGCAGGCACCGGCGGGCGGAAGGTGAGAAAGCCAAGGTACTGCAGCCAGTCGTTCAATTCATAAAATGCCGGATCGCCCGCCGCCCACACCGCGTCGCGTTGGGCAAACACATCCGGCGCAAAGGTGCTGAGGCCGAGCAGATAATCGCTGCCGTACATCACCATATCAATGGCGAGATCGTTCCCGGTAAACACGCGGAATTCAGGCCGCAGTTCATCGCGCAACATCAGCCTCCGCCATTCCGGTTCGCGTTCGAACGAGGAATGCTTCGAGCCAATCAACCGCTTGATGCCCAGTAAACCGCGAAACACTTCGAGTGAATAAATTTTCCCGAACGGTGCGATCATATCGTTCAACTCAAAGCCAATGATTGCATCAGCGCCTTCAGCCAGTTTTGTGTAATTGGCCACAATCGCATCGTCGCCACCGCTGGTGAGGCCGAAAGATTGGAAAACGACCGGCACGCCGCCGTGGGTTTGGATCATTTCCATTTGGCGAAAATATTCATCGGCCTTGAATGCCGCGCCGGGTGCATCACCCACGAAGGCGCCCGCCACAAAATCATCGGTCTCCGCCCGCGTGAGTTCCAGCGCGCGGGTGCGGGTGGCGTCGTCGATGAGGTGGGCGTAGCCGGTGTCCATATTCACCGCGGGCGCGAGGCCGGCGGCCACGGTGCGTTGGATGTGGGCGGTGAAGCCGGGCCAATCCACTTCGCCAGTGGATTGAAATGGAAGCAAAATGGCGGAGATGCCGCGAATAGCACGGCGAGGGCGGATCAATGAAACCGGATCGAATGAGAGATCATCCACAGCATTTTTTATATTTTTTACCGCTTCCGCACGGACACGGATCGTTGCGCCCAACGCGCGGTCCGGTGCGAACGGGGCGTGCTTTTTGTTCCGCGCTGACTTCATTGTTTACTTCACTGACCATATCGCTGCTGGCGTTGACCATCGAGGCATCCAAACCGAAGGCGCTGGCCATTTGATGGCTCGCCTGCGTGGGCAAACTGCGTAGAAAATGCTGAACGCTTTCCAAACTTGAGGCGGTGAGGAACACGTTTTTGCAAACTTCCTCTTTGATGTGAACCATCAATTCCTCAAACATATCGCGCGCCTCGGTTTTGTATTCCACCAATGGATCTTTCTGACCGTAAGCGCGTAGGTGCACGGACTGCCGCAGACCGTCCATCGCGTACAAATGATCGCGCCACAGGCGATCCACGGCGGTGAGCACGGTGTAGCGTTCGCCCTGCGCAAGCGTATCCGCTTCTTCAGCGGCGATTTTTATTTCATACACCGAATGCACCGCGTCGATGATGCGACGGCACACGGCGAATTGCCCCGCGGTGAGGCCATCGTAAATTGAGCCGGTCGAAGGCTCCTCGGTGCCTTCGGCGTACGCCTTCTCCAGTTCCGCTTGATCGAGGCCCACGGGGTAGGTCATGTTGACCCATTCATCCAACTGCCGGAAGCCTCCATCCGATTCCTCTGAGTCATCGAGCATTGCGAGATGGCCGCCCACGCGATCGATGGTGACCTCTTCGATGATGTCAAAAATAATGTCGCGCGTGTCGTCGCCGTGCAGCACGCGATTGCGAAAGCCGTACAGCTCTTCACGCTGCTTGTTCATCACATCATCATACTCAAGCGTGCGGCGGCGGGTTTGGTAGTGATGTTGCTCCACGCGTTTTTGGGCGGTCTCGATGGAGCGGTTGAGCATCGGATGCGAAATTTCCTCGCCCTCTTCCATGCCGAGTTTCTCGAGCCAACCGCCCATCTTATCACTGGCGCC
This window contains:
- a CDS encoding dihydrodipicolinate synthase family protein encodes the protein MDDLSFDPVSLIRPRRAIRGISAILLPFQSTGEVDWPGFTAHIQRTVAAGLAPAVNMDTGYAHLIDDATRTRALELTRAETDDFVAGAFVGDAPGAAFKADEYFRQMEMIQTHGGVPVVFQSFGLTSGGDDAIVANYTKLAEGADAIIGFELNDMIAPFGKIYSLEVFRGLLGIKRLIGSKHSSFEREPEWRRLMLRDELRPEFRVFTGNDLAIDMVMYGSDYLLGLSTFAPDVFAQRDAVWAAGDPAFYELNDWLQYLGFLTFRPPVPAYKHSAAMFLKLRGWLDCDATHPNSPTRPESDREILHKIVEQIA